One window of Quercus robur chromosome 12, dhQueRobu3.1, whole genome shotgun sequence genomic DNA carries:
- the LOC126707924 gene encoding carboxylesterase 1-like produces the protein MSGQNAPINPTGDPYQLLQIVRNPDGTITRALDIPETPPTSDPSLPISVLSKDIPINQSNNTWVRIYLPREALDSSSHLKLPLIVYCHGGGFILYSAASSTVHDHCVRLANELRVIIASVEYRLAPEHRLPAAYDDAVEALYRIKTTQDDWLTKYADFSNCFIMGMSAGGNIAYRAGLRVAAEADHLGPLNIRGLILQQPFFGGTQRSESELRLVNDPTLPLCVTDLMWELSLPIGVDRDHEYCNPTVGGGSKLLENIRLLGWKVLVTGCDGDHLFDHQVKLVKLLEEHGVHVVGHFGVGGCHGVDFHDSSRGKAFLEQVKNFILI, from the coding sequence ATGTCAGGTCAAAATGCACCAATCAATCCCACCGGGGATCCGTACCAGCTCCTCCAGATAGTCCGAAACCCAGACGGCACGATAACCAGAGCTCTCGATATTCCAGAAACCCCACCCACATCTGATCCCAGCCTTCCCATTTCAGTTCTCTCCAAAGACATCCCAATTAACCAATCAAACAACACCTGGGTCAGAATATATCTACCTCGTGAAGCACTTGATAGCTCCTCACACCTGAAGCTACCTCTTATAGTTTATTGCCATGGGGGAGGATTCATCTTATACAGTGCAGCCTCATCTACTGTACATGATCATTGTGTCCGCTTGGCCAATGAACTACGTGTCATCATCGCATCGGTCGAGTACCGCCTCGCCCCGGAGCATCGGCTCCCGGCGGCTTATGATGATGCTGTGGAAGCGTTGTACCGGATCAAAACCACCCAAGATGATTGGTTGACAAAGTACGCTGATTTTTCAAACTGTTTCATCATGGGCATGAGTGCTGGGGGAAACATAGCCTACCGTGCAGGACTACGTGTAGCTGCGGAAGCTGACCATCTCGGGCCTTTGAATATCCGAGGGCTGATATTGCAACAACCATTCTTTGGTGGGACCCAAAGGAGTGAGTCAGAGTTGAGGTTGGTCAACGATCCAACGTTGCCACTGTGTGTTACTGATCTGATGTGGGAGTTGTCTTTGCCAATTGGGGTTGACCGTGATCATGAGTATTGCAATCCAACGGTGGGAGGTGGGTCTAAGCTGTTGGAAAATATAAGGTTGCTGGGATGGAAGGTTTTGGTGACTGGTTGTGATGGGGACCATTTGTTTGATCATCAGGTTAAGCTGGTGAAGCTGTTGGAGGAACATGGTGTACACGTGGTGGGTCATTTCGGTGTTGGAGGTTGCCATGGGGTGGATTTTCATGACTCCTCTAGGGGCAAGGCATTCTTGGAGCAAGTtaagaattttatattaatttga